In Dyadobacter sp. NIV53, a single window of DNA contains:
- a CDS encoding ABC transporter permease gives MNIDKRSKEIGMRKVVDASVMQIIGAVNRQFVYILLIAFVVGLIFGYLFTSKFIFKYHPDAGPAPYIGTFLTVVICCCIIIGSKVYRAAMSNPVERLRAD, from the coding sequence TTGAATATAGATAAACGTAGTAAAGAAATTGGCATGCGTAAAGTTGTAGACGCTTCAGTGATGCAGATAATTGGAGCAGTCAATCGGCAATTCGTGTATATCCTGCTGATTGCATTTGTGGTGGGATTGATTTTTGGTTATCTGTTTACCAGCAAGTTTATTTTCAAATATCATCCTGATGCCGGGCCAGCTCCATATATAGGAACATTTCTGACTGTTGTAATCTGTTGTTGCATTATTATCGGTTCAAAGGTTTACCGTGCAGCCATGTCAAATCCAGTTGAAAGATTACGTGCAGACTAG
- a CDS encoding T9SS type A sorting domain-containing protein, which translates to MTALEAGTVAVTELVVKDGGMIYASLVVASGKLFFLMDEPYNHYLLVVSDGSTAGTEIVYDFGPENRRLLPGLTSANGYAYFSTVFDDFNLEEFRRTDGTSAGTVQLGYFDTDTYYGSFQQSRIHDRRVVGDKLLFVPKIIGEGDQLWQTNGTPEGTGLVKAITGLGAYSEITHSVVVNSLLYFTNDDGINGNEIWQSDGTEAGTRLAYDITPGGSSVFWQLGTMNNKLLISANSGEFGMELYKYIACVNPELPMKNTMSTDSVENVREFLDGTSCTVIASVSQTAGASGAGVPVSGPVSARVWLSEVPQVHFVQRHYEIKPLSGAENSTARITLYFSQKDFDVYNAVNILKLPVSPADPEHYKPNLLIHQYAGTSIDASGLPSSYAGARQIIDPEDESIVWINNRWEITFDVEGFSGFFVSTTPDPLPVTLVNFDAKKQEDHVLLSWSTADETDQEGFIIQRSPNTKVWEEIGFVKSESKAAQLTDYSFTDDQPLNATSYYRLKMADKSRKYTYSQIRSIGFSSIRILLYPNPAAEVVTIQSADTILKITVISPAGQILKSIVPESYKQQFHVNLADLPSGSYLIQLDLGKKKKP; encoded by the coding sequence GTGACGGCACTGGAAGCCGGCACGGTTGCGGTGACGGAACTGGTTGTTAAGGATGGGGGTATGATTTATGCTTCGCTGGTCGTAGCATCAGGAAAGCTGTTTTTTCTAATGGACGAGCCCTACAACCATTACCTGCTTGTGGTGTCTGATGGCAGTACGGCAGGTACAGAAATAGTCTATGATTTTGGCCCGGAAAACAGGCGGTTATTACCCGGGCTTACATCAGCAAACGGTTATGCTTATTTTTCCACCGTTTTTGACGATTTTAATCTGGAGGAATTCCGAAGGACGGATGGCACCTCTGCCGGTACCGTGCAGCTGGGCTACTTTGACACGGATACTTATTACGGTTCTTTTCAGCAAAGCCGTATCCATGACCGCCGCGTAGTCGGGGACAAATTGTTATTTGTGCCCAAAATCATCGGGGAAGGCGACCAGCTCTGGCAAACCAACGGAACGCCTGAGGGGACCGGCCTGGTGAAAGCTATAACGGGGCTGGGTGCGTATAGTGAAATTACTCATTCAGTAGTCGTCAACAGCCTGCTTTATTTTACCAATGATGATGGCATTAACGGCAATGAAATTTGGCAAAGTGATGGCACCGAAGCAGGAACGCGCCTTGCTTATGATATTACGCCAGGCGGAAGTTCCGTGTTTTGGCAGTTAGGTACTATGAACAATAAGCTGCTGATCTCAGCCAACAGCGGTGAATTCGGCATGGAGCTTTACAAATATATCGCATGCGTGAACCCGGAATTACCTATGAAAAATACCATGTCGACTGACAGTGTCGAAAATGTACGGGAATTTTTGGATGGGACCAGCTGTACGGTTATTGCATCGGTCAGCCAGACTGCCGGCGCAAGTGGGGCCGGTGTGCCGGTAAGCGGCCCGGTGTCTGCCAGGGTTTGGCTGAGCGAGGTGCCGCAGGTACACTTTGTCCAGAGACATTATGAAATTAAACCGCTTTCGGGCGCCGAAAATTCAACTGCGCGCATTACGCTTTATTTCAGCCAAAAAGACTTTGATGTTTATAATGCCGTTAACATATTAAAACTGCCGGTCAGTCCAGCAGATCCGGAGCACTACAAACCAAACCTGCTCATTCATCAATATGCAGGCACGAGCATTGATGCCAGTGGGCTGCCCTCTTCTTATGCAGGCGCCAGACAAATAATTGACCCGGAAGATGAAAGCATCGTCTGGATCAATAACCGGTGGGAGATTACCTTTGATGTGGAAGGTTTTAGCGGCTTTTTTGTGAGCACTACGCCGGATCCGCTGCCAGTAACGCTGGTAAATTTTGATGCAAAAAAACAGGAAGATCATGTATTATTGTCATGGAGCACAGCCGATGAAACAGATCAGGAGGGTTTTATTATCCAGCGCTCACCCAATACAAAAGTCTGGGAGGAAATTGGTTTTGTAAAGAGCGAATCCAAAGCAGCGCAGCTGACAGACTATAGCTTTACAGATGATCAGCCACTGAACGCAACCAGTTATTACCGTCTGAAAATGGCAGACAAAAGCAGGAAGTATACGTACAGTCAGATACGGTCAATTGGGTTTTCCTCTATCAGAATCTTGCTATATCCTAACCCTGCTGCGGAAGTTGTGACGATTCAGAGTGCTGACACCATTCTTAAAATAACCGTGATAAGCCCTGCAGGACAGATTCTAAAAAGTATTGTTCCCGAAAGCTATAAGCAACAGTTCCATGTGAATTTAGCAGATCTCCCTTCTGGTTCTTATCTGATACAACTTGACCTAGGCAAAAAAAAGAAACCTTAA
- a CDS encoding ELWxxDGT repeat protein produces the protein MKQFILLVFLIAHADTLVLAQIHGLVKDINTTGRYNGLKVSETCAVGNVLYMAADDGLNGTELWKSDGTPEGTQMVKNLHSRDRQFLFPPRTLTNINGTLYFYGFTGGAFFLFKTDGTDRGTTVVKEVGDRAYDRGGNLLAIGNSIYFTSDGGLGTELWKTDGTQEGTVLVKDLVPGYEAGNPGDFVEFKGNLYFYTYDYFYRPYTLWKSDGTAEGTEVVGVSGAFRMPLKVANGNLYYVTYMGRRLGVPIYTLRRTNGIASEIIVRQDVYALDNLTVVGNTLFFTAVALHAGVELWKTDGSVAGTQLVKDINPATEVSSDPGGLVRVGNRLYFTASDGTHGRELWQSGGTSANTSMIADINPGEGDAHITGLTAVGTAAAFSADDGTGRRLWKSDGLAAGTQVLSDTDATWLTDVNGLLYFNGLTDNGLQIFKSNMEPGGTSVITSISRPASVPMNFVQLNGVGYFTADDAFHGRELWRSDGKSAGTYLVKDITPGADSSAISNLVNIAGSLYFTLPVTATGASLWKSDGTQAGTVLLKGVFSQMPADSIQGLTNVDGTLFFGVYTDGMMGLWKSDGTNEGTVLVKGGLKTFFAPVTLNGILYFGAYDGINSAELWKSDGTGSRHGCGDGTGC, from the coding sequence ATGAAACAATTTATACTTTTGGTTTTTCTGATAGCGCATGCAGATACCTTGGTCCTGGCACAGATCCATGGGCTGGTCAAAGATATCAATACCACAGGCAGATACAATGGGCTTAAAGTGTCTGAGACCTGCGCGGTAGGCAATGTGCTGTATATGGCAGCCGATGATGGGCTGAACGGAACCGAACTCTGGAAAAGCGACGGAACGCCGGAAGGTACGCAGATGGTAAAAAATCTGCACTCCAGGGACAGGCAATTCTTATTTCCGCCCAGGACGCTGACCAATATCAACGGAACACTTTACTTTTACGGTTTTACAGGCGGGGCCTTTTTCCTTTTTAAAACAGATGGAACAGACAGGGGTACAACTGTGGTAAAAGAGGTAGGCGACCGTGCTTATGACCGCGGTGGCAACCTGCTGGCCATTGGAAACAGCATTTACTTTACATCCGACGGTGGGCTGGGGACCGAGCTCTGGAAAACTGACGGTACCCAGGAAGGGACAGTACTGGTCAAAGACCTTGTCCCGGGCTATGAAGCGGGTAATCCGGGTGATTTTGTGGAGTTTAAAGGAAATCTTTACTTCTATACCTATGATTATTTTTACCGTCCCTATACACTCTGGAAAAGTGACGGAACAGCCGAAGGGACCGAGGTAGTGGGTGTTTCGGGTGCTTTTCGTATGCCGCTCAAAGTCGCTAATGGTAACCTCTATTACGTCACCTACATGGGCAGAAGATTGGGTGTACCTATTTATACTCTTCGCCGCACCAACGGAATTGCATCGGAAATCATCGTACGGCAGGACGTGTACGCACTGGATAATCTGACTGTTGTAGGGAATACACTTTTCTTTACGGCAGTGGCCCTCCATGCGGGCGTTGAGCTCTGGAAAACAGACGGCTCTGTTGCAGGTACCCAGCTGGTCAAAGATATTAACCCGGCCACAGAGGTCTCCTCGGACCCGGGCGGGCTGGTCAGGGTAGGGAACCGGCTGTATTTTACGGCCAGTGATGGTACACACGGCAGGGAGTTATGGCAAAGCGGCGGGACCTCTGCCAATACATCCATGATTGCGGATATCAATCCCGGAGAAGGCGATGCCCATATCACCGGACTGACGGCAGTCGGCACTGCTGCAGCTTTCAGCGCAGATGATGGCACAGGGCGCAGACTCTGGAAAAGCGATGGGCTGGCTGCTGGTACGCAGGTACTTTCAGATACAGATGCTACCTGGCTGACAGATGTCAACGGCCTGCTTTATTTTAACGGTTTGACAGATAATGGGTTACAGATTTTCAAAAGCAATATGGAGCCGGGTGGTACCAGCGTAATCACCAGCATATCGCGGCCGGCTTCGGTGCCTATGAATTTTGTACAGCTCAACGGCGTTGGTTATTTCACGGCAGATGATGCCTTTCATGGCAGGGAATTATGGCGGAGTGATGGAAAATCTGCCGGGACATACCTGGTAAAAGACATCACCCCGGGTGCTGACAGCTCAGCGATATCCAATTTGGTCAACATCGCTGGAAGTTTGTATTTTACACTTCCTGTCACAGCTACAGGAGCTTCACTATGGAAAAGTGACGGAACACAAGCGGGCACTGTTCTTTTAAAAGGCGTCTTCTCGCAAATGCCCGCCGACAGTATCCAGGGCCTGACCAATGTAGATGGGACTTTGTTTTTCGGAGTGTATACAGACGGTATGATGGGACTATGGAAAAGCGACGGGACAAATGAAGGGACTGTCCTGGTAAAAGGCGGCCTGAAAACATTCTTTGCACCGGTAACACTAAACGGCATACTGTATTTCGGAGCTTACGACGGGATAAACAGCGCCGAGCTCTGGAAAAGTGACGGCACTGGAAGCCGGCACGGTTGCGGTGACGGAACTGGTTGTTAA
- a CDS encoding recombinase family protein: MVIGYARVSVAAATRDQTMQHQLDALASAGCEIIFQEIVSGIKADRPEFEKMLNQLQKGDIVCIFKLDRLGLPLKKFLELVTDFHGREIGLRSLTDSIDTTLPNASLVLNVFSSLAELERDLVRERTGAGLQAARARGKKGGRRSGLSPEARKKSMLAEMYYKEGKLGVDQIAKTVGVSKMTLYKYLRLRGVAISAYQSQTE; this comes from the coding sequence ATGGTAATAGGTTACGCAAGGGTATCAGTGGCAGCGGCCACCAGAGACCAGACTATGCAGCATCAGCTTGACGCACTCGCCAGTGCCGGATGTGAAATCATTTTCCAGGAGATAGTCTCAGGTATCAAAGCGGACCGTCCGGAGTTTGAAAAAATGTTAAATCAGCTTCAGAAAGGAGATATCGTTTGCATCTTCAAGTTAGACAGGCTGGGTCTGCCGCTCAAAAAGTTTTTGGAACTGGTTACAGATTTTCATGGCCGGGAAATTGGTCTGAGAAGTTTAACCGATTCTATCGATACGACTTTGCCAAACGCAAGCCTGGTGCTGAATGTTTTCAGCTCCCTGGCGGAGCTGGAGCGCGACCTGGTCCGGGAAAGAACAGGTGCAGGTCTTCAAGCTGCCCGGGCAAGGGGCAAAAAAGGAGGCAGAAGAAGCGGACTTTCGCCGGAAGCCCGGAAAAAATCCATGCTGGCCGAGATGTATTACAAAGAGGGAAAGCTGGGTGTGGATCAAATAGCCAAAACAGTTGGCGTCTCAAAAATGACACTTTACAAGTATTTACGGTTGCGTGGTGTTGCAATCAGTGCTTATCAAAGCCAGACAGAATAA